Proteins from one Cryptomeria japonica chromosome 4, Sugi_1.0, whole genome shotgun sequence genomic window:
- the LOC131037779 gene encoding probable disease resistance protein At4g33300, with translation MDTLEQARDIHQNIINGGFLLDTGVGNVAAEMNAKRGAQSQKPNKVLFITVSQSPNLKGILETMWEKLFEKKKPEFQNVEDGQRQLQQQLLKQEKPILVILDDVWSRSSLDKLLFEGRGYKTLITTRDISIIPKNPCTKLYQLPLLSQGDALSLFCFWAFGQTTIPATADANLVEEVQAECGGLPLALKVIGSTLHGEPQVAWERAKSRLSKGESISDYHREGLLECLATSIDLLDDIVRECFLDLGSFPEDKKICADTLLDIWVNVRKLEWQDAFVILLELAGRNLLNLISNPR, from the exons ATGGACACTTTGGAGCAGGCCAGggacatccatcaaaacataattAATGGAGGATTTTTGTTAGATACTGGAGTTGGAAATGTTGCAGCAGAGATGAATGCAAAACGTGGAGCACAGAGCCAAAAACC GAATAAGGTGCTTTTCATCACTGTTTCACAAAGCCCAAATCTCAAAGGAATATTAGAGACCATGTGGGAGAAACTTTTTGAAAAGAAGAAACCTGAGTTTCAGAATGTTGAGGATGGGCAAAGACAGCTGCAGCAACAACTTCTTAAACAAGAGAAACCAATTCTAGTGATACTGGATGATGTTTGGTCCAGATCAAGTCTGGATAAATTACTATTCGAAGGCAGAGGATACAAGACCCTTATAACAACAAGAGACATTTCTATTATCCCCAAAAATCCCTGTACTAAACTGTATCAATTACCATTGTTGAGCCAAGGAGATGCTCTGTCCCTTTTCTGCTTCTGGGCTTTTGGACAGACAACAATTCCAGCAACTGCAGATGCAAATCTAGTAGAGgag GTGCAAGCAGAATGTGGAGGCCTACCACTTGCTCTGAAGGTGATTGGAAGCACTTTGCATGGGGAACCTCAAGTGGCTTGGGAAAGGGCAAAGAGCAGGCTCTCCAAAGGAGAATCTATATCAGATTATCACAGAGAAGGCTTACTTGAATGCTTAGCGACTAGTATTGATTTGTTGGATGATATAGTGAGAGAATGTTTCCTAGACTTAGGATCATTTCCAGAGGACAAGAAAATCTGTGCTGATACACTATTGGATATTTGGGTTAATGTTAGAAAATTAGAGTGGCAAGATGCCTTTGTCATCCTATTGGAACTTGCAGGCAGAAACCTTTTGAATTTAATTAGCAATCCAAGGTGA
- the LOC131855972 gene encoding probable disease resistance protein At4g33300 yields the protein MPRKESSLPQKWKLHTNKTFDAQIVSIHTGPMNETQWDEMIFPEAEVMVIIFASREYFLPPFLKSMKKLKILMVFNYGSKRATLKGIDALSSLTQLKVLRLERLIAPSVEIQKKAIQNIEKLSLSLCEGFESTWTLNNIKLQDFNLDHCSDLEVLPSGICHMQSIEMLSVTNCHLIQNLPSDIGSMSCLRVLRLSALPGLKELPSSIGNLLWLEYLDISVCEGLKKLPEEIGKLGKLSEFDMRECSRLRRLPRTVCGLGSLKRVVCDEEIGKQWLRAKRFSIPGLEVEIVEAEFNLDWLHD from the exons ATGCCTAGGAAGGAGAGTAGTTTACCACAGAAATGGAAATTGCATACTAATAAAACATTTGATGCTCAAATTGTCTCTATTCACACAG GTCCTATGAATGAAACTCAGTGGGATGAAATGATTTTTCCAGAGGCAGAGGTTATGGTGATAATATTTGCTTCAAGAGAATACTTTCTTCCCCCATTTTTGAAATCCATGAAAAAACTAAAAATTCTCATGGTATTCAATTATGGTTCAAAAAGGGCCACATTGAAAGGAATAGATGCCTTATCTTCACTCACTCAGTTAAAAGTTCTTCGCTTGGAGAGGTTGATTGCACCATCGGTTGAAATACAGAAGAAAGCAATACAAAACATAGAGAAGCTCTCTTTAAGCTTATGTGAAGGGTTTGAAAGTACCTGGACATTGAACAATATCAAGCTGCAAGATTTTAATCTGGATCACTGCAGTGATCTGGAGGTATTGCCTTCTGGAATCTGCCATATGCAATCCATTGAGATGCTGTCTGTTACAAATTGTCATCTTATTCAGAATCTACCCTCTGATATTGGGAGTATGAGCTGTCTAAGAGTGTTAAGGCTATCGGCATTACCAGGCCTTAAAGAACTTCCTTCCTCAATTGGAAATCTCTTGTGGCTGGAATATCTGGACATATCAGTATGTGAGGGTTTGAAAAAACTTCCAGAGGAAATAGGAAAATTGGGGaaattgagtgaatttgacatgaGGGAGTGTTCTCGTTTGAGGAGGCTACCTAGAACCGTTTGTGGGTTAGGTTCGTTGAAACGTGTCGTCTGTGATGAGGAGATTGGAAAGCAGTGGTTGCGGGCCAAGAGATTTTCTATCCCGGGACTTGAAGTAGAGATTGTGGAAGCAGAGTTTAATTTGGATTGGCTTCATGATTGA